A genomic segment from Nicotiana tabacum cultivar K326 chromosome 9, ASM71507v2, whole genome shotgun sequence encodes:
- the LOC107788863 gene encoding heat shock protein 90-5, chloroplastic, which produces MAPALSRSLTSASMSSLPYTASFSLRSGSANRFCFRSLFLQKNGLKNRFCEYGLKTKLEKRDNRVVVRCEAGAAVAEKEAPESSGETHEYQAEVSRLMDLIVHSLYSHKEVFLRELVSNASDALDKLRFLSLTEPSLLGDAGELEIRIKCDPDNGTITITDTGIGMTKEELIECLGTIAQSGTSKFLKALKENKDLGADNGLIGQFGVGFYSAFLVAQKVVVSTKSPRSDKQYVWESEADSSSYVIREETNPENLLSRGTEITLYLRDDDKYEFSEQKRIQDLVKNYSQFVSFPIYTWQEKSRTIEVEEEEEPKEGEEKEEGEKKKTKKTKTEKYWDWELTNETKPIWMRNPKEVETEQYQEFYKKTFNEFLDPLTYTHFTTEGEVEFRSVLYIPGMAPLNNEDVTNPKTKNIRLYVKRVFISDDFDGELFPRYLSFVKGLVDSNDLPLNVSREILQESRIVRIMKKRLVRKTFDMIQDLSECENKEDYKKFWENFGKFLKLGCIEDTGNHKRITPLLRFFSSKSEEELISLDDYVENMGENQKAIYYLATDSLQSAKTAPFLEKLVQKGIEVLYLVEPIDEVAIQNLQTYKEKKFVDISKEDLELGDEDEVKERETKQEFNLLCDWIKQQLGEKVAKVQVSNRLSSSPCVLVSGKFGWSANMERLMKAQTLGDTSAMEFMRGRRILEVNPDHPIIKDLNAACKNAPDSSDAKRAVELLYDTALISSGFTPDSPAELGNKIYDMMSMALGGRWGRYEEGDIESSEELKESDSSSAEAQVVEPSEVRTESNDLWE; this is translated from the exons ATGGCACCAGCACTAAGCAGGAGTTTGACCTCTGCTTCTATGTCTTCACTCCCCTACACGGCGTCATTTTCTTTGAGGAGTGGTAGTGCAAATAGGTTTTGTTTCAGAAGTCTTTTCTTGCAAAAGAATGGGCTAAAGAATAGATTTTGCGAATATGGGTTGAAGACAAAGCTGGAGAAGAGAGACAACAGAGTAGTGGTAAGGTGTGAGGCTGGAGCTGCTGTGGCTGAAAAGGAAGCTCCTGAGAGCTCTGGAGAGACTCATGAGTACCAGGCTGAG GTTAGTCGTCTAATGGACTTGATAGTTCACAGTCTCTACAGTCATAAGGAGGTTTTCCTCCGAGAGCTTGTAAG TAATGCAAGTGATGCACTTGATAAGTTGAGGTTTCTTAGTTTGACTGAGCCTTCTTTACTTGGGGATGCTGGTGAGCTGGAGATTCGCATCAAATGTGACCCAGACAATGGAACTATTACCATTAC GGATACTGGTATTGGAATGACCAAGGAGGAGCTTATAGAATGCCTCGGGACTATTGCCCAAAGTGGTACTTCAAAATTCTTGAAGGCTCTGAAG GAAAACAAGGACCTTGGAGCTGACAATGGATTGATTGGTCAATTTGGTGTTGGTTTCTATTCTGCATTTCTGGTTGCTCAAAAG GTGGTGGTGTCAACAAAGAGCCCAAGGTCAGATAAACAATATGTTTGGGAGTCTGAGGCTGATAGTAGCTCATATGTTATTAGAGAGGAAACTAATCCTGAAAACCTCCTATCCCGAGGAACAGAAATTACACTTTATTTAAGG GATGACGACAAATATGAGTTTTCAGAACAAAAGAGGATTCAAGATTTGGTGAAGAATTACTCGCAGTTTGTTTCTTTCCCCATCTACACATGGCAGGAGAAGTCAAGAACCATTGAG GTAGAAGAGGAGGAAGAACCAAAGgagggagaagaaaaagaagag ggagaaaagaaaaagacaaagaagACCAAAACTGAGAAGTACTGGGATTGGGAGTTGACAAATGAGACAAAACCAATATGG ATGCGGAATCCAAAGGAAGTTGAGACAGAACAATACCAGGAATTCTACAAGAAAACTTTCAACGAGTTCTTGGATCCACTTACCTATACTCATTTCACTACAGAG GGTGAGGTGGAGTTTAGAAGTGTTCTATATATACCTGGAATGGCTCCTCTTAACAATGAAGATGTTACAAATCCCAAGACAAAAAATATTCGCTTGTATGTGAAGCGTGTATTCATTTCTGATGATTTTGATGGGGAATTG TTTCCAAGGTACCTAAGCTTTGTCAAAGGATTGGTGGACTCTAATGACCTTCCTCTCAATGTTTCAAGGGAAATCCTTCAGGAAAGCCGAATT GTTAGGATAATGAAAAAGAGACTAGTACGAAAAACATTTGACATGATTCAGGATCTTTCTGAATGTGAGAACAAAGAG GATTACAAAAAATTCTGGGAGAATTTTGGTAAATTTTTGAAGTTGGGATGTATCGAAGACACCGGAAACCACAAGCGCATTACCCCATTGTTGAGATTTTTCTCTTCCAAGAGTGAAGAAGAGTTGATAAGCTTAGACGATTATGTTGAGAACATGGGTGAGAACCAGAAGGCCATTTATTACTTGGCAACAGATAGCTTGCAGAGTGCCAAGACTGCTCCTTTCTTGGAGAAATTGGTTCAGAAAGGGATAGAG GTGTTGTACCTCGTTGAACCTATTGATGAGGTGGCCATCCAAAATCTACAAACTTACAAGGAAAAGAAGTTTGTTGACATAAGCAAGGAGGATTTGGAGCTTG GTGATGAGGATGAGGTGAAAGAACGAGAAACCAAGCAAGAGTTCAATCTTTTATGTGACTGGATAAAGCAACAGCTGGGAGAAAAGGTGGCAAAAGTACAAGTTTCAAATCGGTTGAGCTCATCACCATGCGTGCTTGTATCTGGAAAGTTTGGTTGGTCTGCCAACATGGAAAG GTTGATGAAAGCTCAAACCCTAGGAGACACTTCAGCCATGGAGTTTATGAGAGGGAGAAGAATATTGGAGGTTAATCCTGATCATCCAATCATCAAAGACCTCAAT GCTGCATGCAAGAACGCGCCTGATAGTTCTGATGCCAAGCGGGCTGTGGAACTGTTGTATGATACAGCATTGATCTCTAGTGGATTTACT CCTGACAGTCCAGCTGAATTAGGTAACAAGATATATGATATGATGTCAATGGCTCTTGGAGGAAGATGGGGCAGATATGAGGAAGGGGATATAGAGTCATCAGAAGAGTTAAAGGAGTCAGATTCAAGCTCTGCAGAGGCCCAAGTTGTTGAGCCATCAGAAGTAAGAACTGAGAGTAATGATCTATGGGAGTGA
- the LOC107773245 gene encoding transcription factor bHLH49 isoform X1: MDMDSKNDTEQLKRKEDAANYHSPNMSLEWQLSGSNLTNASIGMIPKSDPMVDSYYPTIWDRPTNSPNLSFYGNNVQINSSTTNPPGIAEIGPGPARGGVDRTVCMSWNPPNAMMKGGVFVPPNIGMLPQSLAQLPVDSGFIERAARFSCFSGGNLSDMMNPFSIPESVKPCYRGLAPMCRSEEVFASNGLNSPSAIDPQKQHMRNAVESSKDVPLHSEHETNKESPLKNAKKNENTARSQGEGKEAVGLSGNESDEADCSGRQEEMGGFREESSSKSLGSKKRKRYGQDAQPDQMKGTQQPPAERAQAQTETQGEQNLNSTASKPGEKNSKQRSQASDPPKEEYIHIRARRGQATNSHSLAERVRREKISERMKYLQDLVPGCNKVTGKAVMLDEIINYVQSLQRQVEFLSMKLATVNPQLDFNLDGLLAKDILQLQAGPSSSLVFPPDNMTMPYTSLHALQSGLLQSGFPGVGNCTDTFRRSINPHFASMSGGYKDPSSQVPNIWDDQLHNVVEMGFNSSAPLDSQDISSSLPPGEMKAES; encoded by the exons ATGGATATGGATAGCAAGAATGATACTGAGCAACTAAAGAGGAAAGAGGATGCTGCGAATTATCACTCGCCAAATATGTCCTTAGAGTGGCAATTAAGTGGCAGCAACTTGACAAATGCATCCATAGGAATGATCCCTAAAAGTGATCCTATGGTAGATTCATATTATCCCACTATTTGGGATCGGCCTACTAATTCGCCAAACTTAAGTTTCTATGGTAATAATGTTCAAATTAATTCTAGTACTACAAATCCACCCGGAATTGCAGAAATTGGCCCAGGCCCTGCAAGAGGTGGTGTTGATAGAACAGTTTGTATGAGTTGGAATCCACCTAACGCAATGATGAAAGGGGGCGTGTTTGTACCGCCTAATATTGGAATGCTTCCTCAAAGCTTAGCTCAGCTTCCAGTTGATTCAGGTTTCATTGAGAGAGCTGCAAGGTTTTCGTGCTTTAGTGGAGGAAACCTCAGTGATATGATGAACCCTTTTAGCATCCCTGAGTCTGTGAAGCCTTGTTATAGGGGACTAGCGCCAATGTGCAGATCAGAAGAGGTTTTTGCAAGCAACGGATTAAACTCACCCTCTGCTATAGACCCTCAGAAGCAGCATATGAGAAATGCAGTTGAAAGTTCCAAGGATGTTCCTTTACATAGCGAGCATGAGACCAATAAAGAAAGCCCTCTCAAGAATGCGAAAAAGAATGAAAACACTGCTAGGTCTCAGGGTGAAGGAAAAGAAGCAGTTGGATTGTCCGGAAATGAGTCTGATGAAGCTGACTGTAGTGGCCGTCAAGAGGAAATGGGAGGCTTTAGGGAGGAGTCTTCCTCAAAGAGCCTTGgctcaaagaaaaggaaaagatatgGTCAG GATGCTCAGCCTGATCAAATGAAGGGAACGCAACAACCGCCAGCTGAACGTGCACAAGCTCAAACTGAAACTCAGGGAGAACAAAACTTGAATTCAACTGCCAGCAAACCCGGTGAAAAAAACAGTAAACAGAGGTCTCAAGCTTCAGATCCACCTAAAGAAGAATACATACACATTCGAGCTCGACGAGGCCAGGCAACGAATAGCCATAGTCTTGCAGAAAGA GTAAGGCGAGAGAAAATCAGTGAACGAATGAAGTATCTTCAGGATCTTGTACCTGGTTGCAACAAG GTCACTGGTAAAGCTGTAATGTTGGATGAAATCATTAATTATGTACAATCTCTGCAAAGACAGGTTGAG TTCCTCTCAATGAAGCTTGCAACAGTAAACCCACAGTTAGATTTTAATCTTGACGGGCTCCTTGCAAAAGAT ATCCTCCAGTTGCAAGCAGGTCCTTCATCCTCGCTTGTTTTTCCACCTGATAATATGACCATGCCTTATACCTCTTTGCATGCATTGCAATCCGGTCTGCTGCAATCAGGTTTTCCTGGTGTGGGAAATTGTACTGATACATTTCGTAGATCCATCAATCCTCATTTTGCTTCTATGAGTGGAGGCTACAAGGATCCTTCATCTCAG GTACCTAATATTTGGGATGACCAGCTACATAATGTTGTAGAGATGGGATTCAATTCAAGCGCGCCCCTCGATAGTCAGGATATAAGTA GTTCCCTGCCTCCCGGAGAGATGAAAGCAGaatcttga
- the LOC107773245 gene encoding transcription factor bHLH49 isoform X2, producing MSWNPPNAMMKGGVFVPPNIGMLPQSLAQLPVDSGFIERAARFSCFSGGNLSDMMNPFSIPESVKPCYRGLAPMCRSEEVFASNGLNSPSAIDPQKQHMRNAVESSKDVPLHSEHETNKESPLKNAKKNENTARSQGEGKEAVGLSGNESDEADCSGRQEEMGGFREESSSKSLGSKKRKRYGQDAQPDQMKGTQQPPAERAQAQTETQGEQNLNSTASKPGEKNSKQRSQASDPPKEEYIHIRARRGQATNSHSLAERVRREKISERMKYLQDLVPGCNKVTGKAVMLDEIINYVQSLQRQVEFLSMKLATVNPQLDFNLDGLLAKDILQLQAGPSSSLVFPPDNMTMPYTSLHALQSGLLQSGFPGVGNCTDTFRRSINPHFASMSGGYKDPSSQVPNIWDDQLHNVVEMGFNSSAPLDSQDISSSLPPGEMKAES from the exons ATGAGTTGGAATCCACCTAACGCAATGATGAAAGGGGGCGTGTTTGTACCGCCTAATATTGGAATGCTTCCTCAAAGCTTAGCTCAGCTTCCAGTTGATTCAGGTTTCATTGAGAGAGCTGCAAGGTTTTCGTGCTTTAGTGGAGGAAACCTCAGTGATATGATGAACCCTTTTAGCATCCCTGAGTCTGTGAAGCCTTGTTATAGGGGACTAGCGCCAATGTGCAGATCAGAAGAGGTTTTTGCAAGCAACGGATTAAACTCACCCTCTGCTATAGACCCTCAGAAGCAGCATATGAGAAATGCAGTTGAAAGTTCCAAGGATGTTCCTTTACATAGCGAGCATGAGACCAATAAAGAAAGCCCTCTCAAGAATGCGAAAAAGAATGAAAACACTGCTAGGTCTCAGGGTGAAGGAAAAGAAGCAGTTGGATTGTCCGGAAATGAGTCTGATGAAGCTGACTGTAGTGGCCGTCAAGAGGAAATGGGAGGCTTTAGGGAGGAGTCTTCCTCAAAGAGCCTTGgctcaaagaaaaggaaaagatatgGTCAG GATGCTCAGCCTGATCAAATGAAGGGAACGCAACAACCGCCAGCTGAACGTGCACAAGCTCAAACTGAAACTCAGGGAGAACAAAACTTGAATTCAACTGCCAGCAAACCCGGTGAAAAAAACAGTAAACAGAGGTCTCAAGCTTCAGATCCACCTAAAGAAGAATACATACACATTCGAGCTCGACGAGGCCAGGCAACGAATAGCCATAGTCTTGCAGAAAGA GTAAGGCGAGAGAAAATCAGTGAACGAATGAAGTATCTTCAGGATCTTGTACCTGGTTGCAACAAG GTCACTGGTAAAGCTGTAATGTTGGATGAAATCATTAATTATGTACAATCTCTGCAAAGACAGGTTGAG TTCCTCTCAATGAAGCTTGCAACAGTAAACCCACAGTTAGATTTTAATCTTGACGGGCTCCTTGCAAAAGAT ATCCTCCAGTTGCAAGCAGGTCCTTCATCCTCGCTTGTTTTTCCACCTGATAATATGACCATGCCTTATACCTCTTTGCATGCATTGCAATCCGGTCTGCTGCAATCAGGTTTTCCTGGTGTGGGAAATTGTACTGATACATTTCGTAGATCCATCAATCCTCATTTTGCTTCTATGAGTGGAGGCTACAAGGATCCTTCATCTCAG GTACCTAATATTTGGGATGACCAGCTACATAATGTTGTAGAGATGGGATTCAATTCAAGCGCGCCCCTCGATAGTCAGGATATAAGTA GTTCCCTGCCTCCCGGAGAGATGAAAGCAGaatcttga